In a single window of the Saccharothrix australiensis genome:
- a CDS encoding SDR family oxidoreductase, protein MTDRPVALITGASRGIGLAVARRLAPTHDLLLGGRDADALSRATDLPNATPWPVELTDDRALADATAALSRLDLLVHSAGLAELGTLVGTTADTWRRTLELNVVAVAELTRLTLPLLRAANGHVVLVNSGAGLRANPGWGAYAASKFALRAYADVLRAEEPGLRVTSIHPGRVDTDMQRGIRAQEAGDYEPDRYLTADSVAKAVLAAVEADEDAHVTEVVLRPRPR, encoded by the coding sequence ATGACCGATCGACCCGTGGCACTGATCACCGGCGCGTCCCGAGGCATCGGCCTCGCCGTCGCCCGCAGGCTCGCGCCCACCCACGACCTGCTCCTCGGCGGGCGCGACGCCGACGCCCTGTCCCGCGCCACCGACCTGCCCAACGCCACGCCGTGGCCGGTGGAGCTGACCGACGACCGGGCCCTCGCCGACGCCACGGCGGCGCTGTCCCGCCTCGACCTCCTCGTCCACAGCGCCGGCCTCGCCGAACTGGGCACGCTGGTCGGGACCACCGCCGACACCTGGCGGCGCACGCTGGAGCTGAACGTGGTCGCGGTCGCCGAGCTGACCCGGCTGACCCTCCCGCTGCTGCGCGCGGCCAACGGCCACGTCGTCCTGGTCAACTCCGGCGCGGGCCTGCGCGCCAACCCCGGGTGGGGCGCGTACGCGGCGAGCAAGTTCGCCCTCCGCGCCTACGCCGACGTCCTGCGCGCCGAGGAGCCCGGCCTCCGCGTCACCTCGATCCACCCCGGCCGCGTCGACACCGACATGCAGCGGGGCATCCGCGCCCAGGAGGCCGGCGACTACGAGCCCGACCGGTACCTGACCGCCGACTCGGTCGCGAAGGCCGTCCTCGCCGCCGTCGAGGCCGACGAGGACGCGCACGTCACCGAGGTCGTCCTGCGCCCGCGACCCCGCTAG
- a CDS encoding PhoX family protein: protein MSSSTDRGRRLLPLLPDHPLGRSAITCKYRCGDACAHEAPNTSGNAYFGDVVGEVVRRRGLLKAGAVLAVAGAGVGLVGAGAASAAPEVEADRDLGGGRRRDGLNFAPVAPNTEDRVVTPEGYESAVVIRWGDPVLPGAPEFDFDRQTPAAQAKQFGYNNDFCGLVPLDHWNRWLMVSNHEYTTEEFLFRDWDPANPTREQTEIAWAAHGLSVVLVERDRRSGKLVPKVDRRYNRRITVTSEFKVTGPAAGSRYLKTSADPTGTKVLGTLNNCAGGVTPWGTILSGEENFNQYFANAGSVTDPEQKARLARYGLSGAASTRKWERFDKRFDVAQEPNEVNRFGWVVEVDPLDPDSTPVKHTALGRFKHEGANVIIARDGRVVAYMGDDERFDYMYKFVSAERYKPGNSRHAREHNKKLLDRGTLYVAKFSGDSPAAEIDGTGKLPADGEFDGSGQWIPLASGDKSHVDGFTAEEVYVFTRLAADKAGATRMDRPEDVEPNPRNRRVYAALTNNTDRGKAGKEGATEPNPRVNNRHGHVLELEERRGDNTALTFSWKLLLVCGDPTSPDTYFGGYDKTQVSPISCPDNLAFDSHGNLWISTDGNALKSNDGLFAVPVEGRYRGRVKQFLTVPKGAETCGPVVEDDFVLVSVQHPGEIDGASAKNPLSHWPDGGASQPRPAVVAAWKKDRGRICG, encoded by the coding sequence GTGTCCTCATCCACCGATCGGGGCCGTCGCCTGCTGCCCCTGCTGCCCGACCACCCCCTCGGGCGGTCGGCGATCACCTGCAAGTACCGCTGCGGCGACGCCTGCGCGCACGAGGCTCCCAACACGTCCGGCAACGCCTACTTCGGTGACGTCGTCGGCGAGGTCGTGCGCCGGCGCGGCCTGTTGAAGGCGGGCGCGGTGCTCGCGGTCGCGGGCGCGGGCGTCGGGCTGGTCGGTGCGGGCGCCGCGAGCGCGGCGCCCGAGGTCGAGGCGGACCGCGACCTCGGCGGCGGCCGTCGCCGGGACGGCCTGAACTTCGCGCCGGTCGCGCCGAACACCGAGGACCGCGTCGTCACGCCGGAGGGTTACGAGTCGGCCGTCGTGATCCGCTGGGGCGACCCGGTGCTGCCCGGCGCGCCCGAGTTCGACTTCGACCGGCAGACGCCCGCCGCGCAGGCGAAGCAGTTCGGCTACAACAACGACTTCTGCGGCCTGGTCCCGCTCGACCACTGGAACCGCTGGCTCATGGTGAGCAACCACGAGTACACGACCGAGGAGTTCCTGTTCCGCGACTGGGACCCCGCCAACCCGACCCGCGAGCAGACCGAGATCGCGTGGGCCGCGCACGGCCTGTCCGTGGTGCTCGTGGAGCGCGACCGCCGCAGCGGCAAGCTCGTCCCGAAGGTGGACCGCCGCTACAACCGCCGCATCACGGTCACCTCCGAGTTCAAGGTGACCGGCCCGGCGGCCGGTTCGCGGTACCTCAAGACGTCGGCCGACCCGACCGGCACGAAGGTCCTGGGCACGCTGAACAACTGCGCGGGCGGCGTGACGCCGTGGGGCACGATCCTGTCCGGCGAGGAGAACTTCAACCAGTACTTCGCCAACGCGGGCAGCGTCACCGACCCGGAGCAGAAGGCGCGGCTGGCCCGCTACGGCCTGTCCGGCGCGGCGTCGACCCGCAAGTGGGAGCGGTTCGACAAGCGGTTCGACGTGGCGCAGGAGCCGAACGAGGTCAACCGGTTCGGCTGGGTCGTCGAGGTCGACCCGCTCGACCCGGACTCGACGCCGGTCAAGCACACCGCCCTGGGCCGCTTCAAGCACGAGGGCGCGAACGTCATCATCGCCCGTGACGGCCGGGTCGTCGCGTACATGGGCGACGACGAGCGGTTCGACTACATGTACAAGTTCGTCTCCGCCGAGCGGTACAAGCCGGGCAACAGCCGCCACGCCCGTGAGCACAACAAGAAGCTGCTCGACCGCGGCACCCTGTACGTCGCGAAGTTCAGCGGCGACAGCCCGGCGGCGGAGATCGACGGCACCGGCAAGCTCCCGGCGGACGGCGAGTTCGACGGCAGCGGCCAGTGGATCCCGCTCGCGTCCGGCGACAAGTCCCACGTGGACGGCTTCACGGCGGAGGAGGTCTACGTCTTCACCCGCCTCGCGGCGGACAAGGCGGGCGCGACCAGGATGGACCGCCCGGAGGACGTCGAGCCCAACCCGCGCAACCGGCGGGTCTACGCGGCGCTGACCAACAACACCGACCGGGGCAAGGCGGGCAAGGAGGGCGCCACCGAGCCGAACCCGCGCGTGAACAACCGCCACGGGCACGTGCTGGAGCTGGAGGAGCGGCGCGGCGACAACACCGCGCTGACGTTCTCGTGGAAGCTGCTGCTGGTGTGCGGCGACCCGACGTCGCCCGACACCTACTTCGGCGGCTACGACAAGACGCAGGTGTCGCCGATCTCGTGCCCGGACAACCTGGCCTTCGACTCGCACGGCAACCTGTGGATCTCGACCGACGGCAACGCCCTGAAGTCCAACGACGGCCTCTTCGCCGTGCCGGTGGAGGGTCGGTACCGGGGCAGGGTCAAGCAGTTCCTGACGGTGCCGAAGGGCGCGGAGACGTGCGGCCCGGTGGTCGAGGACGACTTCGTGCTGGTGTCGGTCCAGCACCCCGGCGAGATCGACGGGGCGTCGGCGAAGAACCCGCTGTCGCACTGGCCGGACGGCGGCGCGAGCCAGCCCCGGCCGGCCGTGGTCGCGGCGTGGAAGAAGGACCGGGGCCGCATCTGCGGCTGA
- a CDS encoding MFS transporter — protein sequence MSFLDQPRQVWVTAFAAVIAFMGIGLVDPILLSIAEGLHATPSQVTLLFSSYLGVQVVAMLFTGAASARYGAKRTLVAGLALIVVATLLCSLAANITQLVALRAVWGLGNAFFIATALSVIVGAASGGQGKAILLYEAALGLGLSVGPLLGALLGSISWRGPFVGTAVLMAVAFVLCSVFLANDKPRQSIGLLDPLKALKHPGLLRTALGSALYTAAFFAVLAWSPFVLGWGAVEIGLIFFGWGVCVAVSSVWLAPRLADRWGERRATVVAVLAFAALMLVMAVPNKSLLVVAVIVSGLVSGLLNTLFTGTAMSVSPAPRPVASAGYNFLRWLGGALAATFVSHLAQPFVVAAACCVLAAGLLVVGRSADRPVTAEDVLVGEDVVG from the coding sequence GTGAGTTTCCTCGACCAACCCCGTCAGGTGTGGGTCACGGCGTTCGCCGCGGTGATCGCGTTCATGGGCATCGGGCTCGTCGACCCGATCCTGCTGTCGATCGCGGAGGGCCTGCACGCCACGCCGTCGCAAGTCACCCTGCTCTTCTCCTCCTACCTCGGCGTCCAGGTGGTCGCCATGCTGTTCACCGGGGCGGCCAGCGCCCGGTACGGCGCCAAGCGGACGCTCGTCGCGGGCCTCGCGCTGATCGTGGTCGCGACCCTCCTCTGCTCGCTCGCGGCGAACATCACCCAGCTCGTCGCCCTGCGCGCCGTGTGGGGCCTGGGCAACGCCTTCTTCATCGCCACCGCCCTCAGCGTCATCGTCGGCGCGGCCTCCGGCGGCCAGGGCAAGGCGATCCTGCTCTACGAGGCCGCCCTCGGCCTCGGCCTGTCCGTCGGTCCGCTGCTCGGCGCGCTGCTCGGCAGCATCTCCTGGCGCGGCCCGTTCGTCGGGACGGCCGTGCTGATGGCCGTCGCGTTCGTGCTGTGCTCGGTCTTCCTCGCCAACGACAAGCCCCGGCAGTCCATCGGCCTGCTCGACCCCTTGAAGGCGCTCAAGCACCCCGGCCTGCTGCGCACGGCCCTCGGCTCCGCCCTCTACACCGCCGCGTTCTTCGCCGTCCTCGCGTGGTCGCCGTTCGTGCTGGGCTGGGGCGCGGTGGAGATCGGCCTGATCTTCTTCGGCTGGGGCGTGTGCGTCGCGGTGTCCAGCGTGTGGCTCGCGCCGCGGCTGGCCGACCGGTGGGGCGAGCGCCGGGCGACCGTCGTCGCCGTGCTCGCGTTCGCGGCGCTGATGCTGGTCATGGCGGTGCCGAACAAGTCGCTGCTGGTGGTCGCGGTGATCGTCAGCGGCCTGGTGAGCGGGCTGCTGAACACCCTGTTCACCGGCACGGCGATGAGCGTCAGCCCGGCGCCGCGGCCGGTCGCGAGCGCGGGCTACAACTTCCTGCGCTGGCTCGGCGGCGCGCTGGCGGCGACGTTCGTCAGCCACCTCGCCCAGCCGTTCGTGGTCGCCGCCGCGTGCTGCGTGCTCGCCGCCGGCCTGCTGGTGGTCGGGCGGTCGGCGGACCGGCCGGTCACGGCGGAGGACGTGCTCGTCGGCGAGGACGTGGTGGGCTGA
- a CDS encoding peptidase inhibitor family I36 protein, whose protein sequence is MALTKLRLALVVPVVALAAVLVPVAHAQAAPVVAAPVAAAEPVPPSPVITRCDKGNACAWTKPKGLGKGWQVHESQPGCYNVTDNNKLGAPARSVYNNTRKAVTYFRNNNCTGRNFTLQPGQWSDFAGGQPMDSQVWSFRVPR, encoded by the coding sequence ATGGCCCTCACCAAGTTGCGCCTGGCGTTGGTCGTGCCGGTGGTCGCGTTGGCCGCCGTGCTCGTCCCCGTCGCCCACGCCCAGGCCGCCCCGGTCGTCGCCGCCCCGGTCGCCGCCGCCGAACCCGTTCCGCCGTCCCCCGTGATCACCCGCTGCGACAAGGGCAACGCCTGCGCGTGGACGAAGCCCAAGGGGCTCGGCAAGGGTTGGCAGGTCCACGAGTCACAACCGGGCTGTTACAACGTCACGGACAACAACAAGCTGGGCGCGCCGGCTCGTTCGGTCTACAACAACACGCGCAAGGCCGTCACCTACTTCCGCAACAACAACTGCACCGGCCGCAACTTCACGTTGCAGCCCGGTCAGTGGAGCGACTTCGCCGGCGGGCAGCCGATGGACTCGCAGGTGTGGAGCTTCCGCGTCCCGCGGTAG
- a CDS encoding peptidase inhibitor family I36 protein, which translates to MASTALRTALVVPAMLLTAALAPTAHAAEPPTSSAPAVDAEPTFPGDPRFPVCGNDYVCVWEKVGGGGARYDQKDHHTNQNVCYNVIGKGKLPNPARAVSNQTNKRVWFYEGTGCNPKTNNFYLNPHYYSENAGNLSIRSFLIPAGR; encoded by the coding sequence ATGGCTTCCACCGCTCTACGCACGGCCCTGGTGGTGCCGGCGATGCTCCTGACCGCCGCGCTGGCCCCCACCGCACACGCCGCGGAGCCGCCGACATCGTCCGCCCCGGCTGTCGACGCCGAACCGACCTTTCCGGGTGACCCCCGGTTCCCGGTCTGTGGCAACGACTACGTCTGCGTCTGGGAGAAGGTCGGCGGTGGCGGGGCGAGGTACGACCAGAAAGATCACCACACCAACCAGAACGTCTGCTACAACGTGATCGGCAAGGGCAAGTTGCCCAACCCCGCGCGTGCGGTGAGCAACCAGACCAACAAGCGCGTGTGGTTCTACGAAGGCACGGGCTGCAACCCGAAGACGAACAACTTCTACCTGAACCCCCACTACTACAGCGAGAACGCCGGGAACCTGTCGATCAGGAGCTTCTTGATCCCCGCCGGCAGGTGA
- a CDS encoding inositol-3-phosphate synthase, which produces MGDNRRTVRVAIVGVGNCAASLVQGVHYYRDADPGTRVPGLMHVEFGGYHVRDVEFVAAFDVDAKKVGTDLSEAIGASENNTIKIADVPPLGVTVQRGPTLDGLGRFYRETIEESDEAPVDVVAALRDAEVDVLVSYLPVGSEEADRFYARAAIEARVAFVNALPVFIASDPEWARRFEEAGVPIVGDDIKSQVGATITHRVLARLFEDRGVQLDRTMQLNVGGNMDFLNMKELERLESKKVSKTQAVTSQVDREMGRRNVHIGPSDYVSWLDDRKWAYVRLEGRAFGDVPLNLEYKLEVWDSPNSAGIIIDAVRAAKIALDRGVGGPILSASSYFMKSPPVQYSDSAAHEAVEAFIRGDVER; this is translated from the coding sequence ATGGGCGACAACCGCCGCACGGTTCGAGTGGCCATTGTCGGGGTTGGCAACTGCGCGGCGTCGCTGGTGCAGGGTGTCCACTACTACCGCGATGCCGATCCGGGTACCCGGGTGCCCGGGTTGATGCACGTCGAGTTCGGTGGCTACCACGTGCGGGACGTGGAGTTCGTGGCCGCGTTCGACGTGGATGCCAAGAAGGTCGGCACGGATCTGTCCGAGGCGATCGGGGCCAGTGAGAACAACACGATCAAGATCGCCGATGTGCCGCCGTTGGGTGTGACGGTGCAGCGGGGGCCGACGTTGGACGGTCTGGGGCGGTTCTACCGGGAGACGATCGAGGAGTCCGACGAGGCGCCGGTGGACGTGGTGGCCGCGTTGCGTGACGCGGAGGTCGACGTGCTGGTGTCGTATCTGCCGGTGGGGTCGGAGGAGGCGGACCGGTTCTACGCGCGGGCCGCGATCGAGGCGCGGGTGGCGTTCGTCAACGCGTTGCCGGTGTTCATCGCCTCGGATCCGGAGTGGGCGCGCCGGTTCGAGGAGGCGGGTGTGCCGATCGTGGGTGACGACATCAAGTCGCAGGTGGGTGCGACGATCACGCATCGGGTGCTGGCCAGGCTGTTCGAGGACCGGGGTGTGCAGTTGGACCGGACCATGCAGTTGAACGTGGGCGGCAACATGGACTTTTTGAACATGAAGGAGTTGGAGCGGCTGGAGTCCAAGAAGGTCTCCAAGACGCAGGCGGTGACGTCGCAGGTCGATCGGGAGATGGGCAGGCGGAATGTGCACATCGGGCCGTCGGACTACGTGTCGTGGTTGGACGACCGGAAGTGGGCGTATGTGCGGTTGGAGGGTCGGGCGTTCGGTGACGTGCCGTTGAACCTGGAGTACAAGTTGGAGGTGTGGGACTCGCCGAACTCGGCGGGGATCATCATCGACGCGGTGCGGGCGGCGAAGATCGCGTTGGACCGGGGTGTCGGCGGGCCGATCCTGTCCGCGTCGTCGTACTTCATGAAGTCCCCGCCGGTGCAGTACTCCGACTCGGCGGCGCACGAGGCCGTCGAGGCGTTCATCCGCGGCGACGTCGAACGCTGA